Proteins from one Periplaneta americana isolate PAMFEO1 chromosome 6, P.americana_PAMFEO1_priV1, whole genome shotgun sequence genomic window:
- the LOC138701125 gene encoding 7SK snRNA methylphosphate capping enzyme-like — translation MSSAQVQRPVKVDSSEEKTAPKNKSRSKENERAHRKSTSNATGHFPKKHKYENDGRNFKFGRKRAQSFSMGGGKFFPPYKRRKKEGTIIPPTKFLLGGNIYDPLNLNSLQDEEINRAMNAVTPKSSPLPTPRHRKGEIEVIIPPNLHDPLNLISCEDDAEYEQQLVSPTKRGRKSRNRKKKRNSSSGGSSKEDGLDSSTPVIVNEGDKIAEEEKDATVNETIVDTVPVSAQENPAKRELNLDLSFKEKDKKGRKGIEDTTGNGKDGKTEKKRKSDMKDKIVSPVIPQPGAWKRPPQYGHRGGGNMARGDGPAPDGRFSRFRTGGSWQQKREQNMQPMPNFNKKNEYFQYGNYLRYYGYRNPQHEIDLRLKYFAERKELFQDKDVLDIGCNIGHVTLIVARDFGARSVVGLDIDRKLIGIARKNVRHYVNCADSPPNNEADSRERERVNDSRFFPISMPILYGPVDIPGISHGQSPSASKKFPHNVTFIQGNYVLDSDTLLATEQPQFDVILCLSITKWLHLNWGDAGLKQAFRRMYLQLRPGGHLILEPQAWESYKKKKNLTETIFKNYNSIEFFPQKFTEYLLSSEVGFTKCEVIGTPFHQSKGFQRPIQLFTKGEISPSRSAASNTNTPSHTLGTGISRPPVYVAVSMSSREADDDDAVSQECVAGTYVKSDSAADEFVAMETDEIERMDEQCISEESVQNVKDIKSEVSVMNDDSITEAMNVDNSISNVESDLTLSKGEEVEIKSEVSSSKEEEVEIKSEVTNVENVCDDKSQVEMVPDDLRQQEEVVSIEVAKVDTGSEKLPCDEEETVSVKVETSA, via the exons ATGTCATCAGCACAGGTTCAGAGACCTGTAAAGGTTGACAGTTCAGAAGAGAAAACTGCACCCAAAAACAAATCCAGAtcgaaagaaaatgaaagagcaCATAGAAAGTCGACGTCTAATGCAACTGGTCATTTTCCAAAGAAACACAAGTACGAAAATGATGGCCGTAATTTCAAATTTGGACGTAAACGAGCTCAGAGTTTTTCGATGGGAGGTGGAAAATTTTTTCCTCCGTATAAACGACGAAAGAAGGAAGGAACAATCATACCTCCAACAAAATTTCTTCTTGGAGGAAATATCTATGACCCGTTGAATCTGAACAGCTTACAAGATGAAGAAattaacag GGCAATGAATGCAGTGACACCTAAGTCATCTCCCCTTCCAACTCCTCGTCATCGTAAGGGGGAGATTGAAGTGATCATTCCTCCAAATCTTCACGATCCTTTAAATCTAATTTCTTGTGAAGATGATGCAGAATATGAGCAACAGCTTGTGTCCCCCACCAAACGCGGACGAAAATCACGGAATAGAAAGAAGAAACGTAATTCATCTTCCGGTGGCTCATCCAAGGAAGATGGCTTGGATTCATCGACACCTGTCATTGTCAATGAAGGAGACAAAATTGCAGAAGAAGAGAAGGATGCTACTGTAAATGAGACTATTGTTGATACTGTACCTGTATCCGCACAAGAAAATCCAGCGAAAAGGGAGCTAAATCTTGATTTATCctttaaagaaaaagacaaaaaaggcCGTAAAGGGATTGAAGATACAACTGGTAATGGAAAGGACGGTAAAACAGAAAAGAAACGAAAGTCTGATATGAAAGATAAGATTGTAAGTCCTGTGATACCACAACCAGGAGCCTGGAAGAGACCACCTCAGTATGGTCACAGGGGTGGTGGAAATATGGCTAGAGGGGATGGTCCTGCGCCTGATGGAAGGTTCAGTAGGTTCCGGACAGGGGGAAGCTGGCAGCAGAAGAGAGAACAAAACATGCAGCCAATGCCAAATTTCAACAAGAAGAATGAATATTTCCAGTATGGGAATTATTTAAG GTATTACGGATACCGGAATCCTCAACATGAGATCGACCTTCGTCTGAAATACTTTGCGGAGCGGAAGGAATTGTTCCAAGACAAAGATGTGCTCGATATTGGATGTAACATCGGTCATGTTACATTGATAGTGGCTCGTGATTTCGGAGCAAGAAGTGTCGTTGGTTTAGACATTGATAGGAAACTTATTGGTATTGCACGGAAAAATGTGAGACATTACGTGAACTGTGCGGATTCCCCACCGAATAATGAAGCAGACAGTAGAGAACGGGAACGAGTAAATGATTCCAGGTTTTTCCCAATCTCAATGCCCATTCTGTACGGACCTGTTGACATCCCAGGCATCAGTCATGGACAGAGCCCTTCTGCATCAAAGAAGTTCCCACACAACGTCACTTTTATACag GGTAACTATGTGTTGGATTCGGATACCTTGTTGGCAACAGAACAACCACAATTTGACGTCATCTTGTGCCTGAGTATTACAAAATGGTTGCATCTGAACTGGGGAGATGCAGGGCTGAAACAAGCATTTCGAAGGATGTATCTTCAGTTAAGGCCAGGAGGACATCTTATTCTAGAGCCCCAGGCATGGGAGtcttacaaaaagaagaagaacctcaca GAAACCATTTTCAAGAACTACAATAGCATTGAGTTCTTCCCTCAGAAGTTCACAGAGTACCTTCTTTCATCTGAAGTTGGTTTCACCAAATGCGAAGTAATTGGAACTCCATTCCACCAGTCAAAGGGTTTTCAGCGACCCATTCAGCTGTTTACAAAAGGTGAAATTTCCCCATCTCGCTCGGCAGCCAGTAATACCAACACGCCATCACACACACTTGGGACAGGTATCTCAAGACCACCTGTCTACGTGGCTGTCAGTATGTCGAGTAGagaagctgatgatgatgatgctgttaGTCAGGAGTGTGTTGCAGGAACATATGTAAAAAGTGACAGTGCTGCCGATGAATTCGTTGCTATGGAAACAGACGAGATTGAGAGAATGGACGAACAGTGTATTTCAGAAGAAAGTGTGCAAAATGTAAAAGATATAAAATCTGAAGTTTCTGTTATGAATGATGATAGCATAACCGAAGCGATGAATGTAGATAACAGTATTTCAAATGTGGAGTCAGATCTTACTTTAAGCAAAGGGGAGGAAGTTGAAATCAAAAGTGAAGTCTCTTCAAGCAAAGAGGAGGAAGTTGAAATCAAAAGTGAAGTCACAAATGTCGAGAATGTATGTGATGATAAATCTCAAGTCGAAATGGTTCCTGATGATCTGAGGCAGCAGGAAGAAGTTGTTTCCATAGAGGTAGCTAAAGTTGACACTGGCAGTGAGAAGTTACCATGTGATGAAGAAGAAACAGTCTCTGTGAAGGTGGAAACCAGTGCTTAG